In one Shewanella loihica PV-4 genomic region, the following are encoded:
- the cyoD gene encoding cytochrome o ubiquinol oxidase subunit IV produces the protein MSQATTHGQDDLAASIKSYLTGFLLSVVLTGIPFWAVMTHSLETSTTLAIVLVLAVVQILVHLKYFLHLDFSKEGKVNTLSFMFTALVIVMVVGLSVWIIYAANDLMM, from the coding sequence ATGAGCCAAGCCACTACCCATGGTCAGGACGATCTGGCCGCCAGCATCAAGTCCTATCTTACCGGCTTCCTGCTCTCTGTGGTGTTGACCGGCATTCCCTTCTGGGCGGTGATGACCCACAGCCTGGAGACCTCGACCACCCTGGCCATAGTGCTGGTGTTGGCCGTGGTGCAGATTCTGGTGCATCTTAAGTATTTCTTGCACCTGGATTTTTCCAAGGAAGGCAAGGTGAATACCCTGTCGTTTATGTTTACCGCCCTGGTGATTGTCATGGTGGTTGGCCTGTCGGTGTGGATCATCTACGCCGCCAACGACCTCATGATGTAG
- the cyoE gene encoding heme o synthase: MIRHSTSTQVAAPLGAYLQVTKPGIIMGNLIAVVGGFLLAARGEVDAVLMLATLVGLSLVVASGCAINNYIDRDIDAKMQRTCRRATVTGAIPLKQVLGLGIALGVLGFGLLAWFTNLAALLFAAFGYLVYVGLYSLYMKRNSVYGTLVGSLSGAVPPVVGYCAVTGRMDGAALILLAMFSLWQMPHSYAIAIFRFKDYEAANIPVLPVAQGVEKAKLHIVFYIALFALVSTLLPLAGYTGVGFMAVSCVTSFWWLLMALKGYRSDVNLLRWSRQVFGFSILTIAILSLTMALDFQVAGQAPLLAMLG; the protein is encoded by the coding sequence ATGATTAGGCATTCGACCTCAACTCAGGTGGCCGCGCCCTTGGGGGCTTATCTTCAGGTGACCAAACCCGGGATTATCATGGGAAACCTCATCGCCGTGGTGGGCGGGTTTCTCCTGGCTGCCAGGGGGGAGGTCGATGCCGTCTTGATGCTGGCGACGCTGGTGGGGCTCTCTCTGGTGGTGGCCTCAGGCTGCGCCATCAACAACTATATCGACCGGGATATCGACGCCAAGATGCAGCGCACCTGCCGTAGGGCGACGGTGACCGGCGCTATCCCACTTAAGCAGGTACTTGGCTTAGGCATAGCCCTGGGCGTACTCGGCTTTGGCCTGCTGGCCTGGTTTACCAACCTGGCGGCCTTGCTGTTTGCCGCCTTCGGCTACCTGGTTTACGTGGGGCTCTACAGCCTCTACATGAAGCGCAACTCCGTCTATGGCACCCTGGTCGGCAGCCTCTCGGGCGCCGTGCCGCCCGTGGTGGGTTACTGCGCCGTGACCGGCAGGATGGATGGCGCTGCGCTGATCCTGCTGGCCATGTTCAGCCTGTGGCAGATGCCGCACTCCTATGCCATCGCCATCTTTCGCTTTAAGGACTATGAGGCGGCCAATATTCCTGTGCTGCCTGTGGCCCAAGGCGTAGAAAAGGCCAAGCTGCATATCGTCTTCTACATTGCCCTGTTCGCCCTGGTATCGACCCTGCTACCCCTGGCGGGTTATACCGGGGTGGGCTTTATGGCGGTGAGTTGCGTGACCAGCTTCTGGTGGCTACTGATGGCGCTAAAAGGCTATCGCAGCGATGTGAACCTGCTGCGTTGGTCACGCCAGGTGTTCGGTTTCTCGATACTGACCATAGCCATCCTGAGCCTCACCATGGCGCTGGACTTTCAGGTGGCCGGCCAGGCGCCGCTGCTGGCCATGTTGGGCTAG
- the cyoA gene encoding ubiquinol oxidase subunit II, translating to MLIRNFAKASCAMAALMLAGCEGGVLDPKGQVGIDEKQLIVIATLLMLIVVIPVIVMTLYFAWKYRDGRDHEIYAPKWAHSKTIELVVWCVPIVIVGILGVITWHSTHKLDPYQPLEHEAEPIIVEVVSLNWKWLFIYPEQGIASVNELAFPANVPVNFKISSDTAMNSFFIPQLGSQIYSMAGMTTKLHLIANEPGTYKGISANYSGAGFTGMKFNAIATPTRDDFNAWVAKVKREGAALGQESYRELAKESSNNPVSYYASVSDGLFEQIVMQYMHQHQMPAQEGMAMPAATLHGQSHEQVHASESSNTTGGEH from the coding sequence GTGTTAATTCGAAACTTTGCCAAAGCAAGCTGTGCCATGGCGGCGCTGATGTTGGCAGGCTGTGAAGGTGGCGTACTCGATCCAAAGGGACAGGTGGGGATCGATGAGAAGCAGTTGATCGTGATTGCCACCTTGTTGATGTTGATCGTGGTGATCCCTGTGATCGTCATGACCTTGTACTTCGCCTGGAAGTATCGCGACGGTCGCGATCATGAAATCTATGCACCTAAGTGGGCGCACTCTAAGACGATCGAATTGGTGGTCTGGTGCGTGCCTATCGTCATTGTCGGCATTCTGGGTGTGATCACCTGGCATTCGACCCATAAGCTGGACCCTTATCAACCGCTGGAGCATGAGGCCGAGCCGATCATCGTCGAGGTGGTGTCACTCAACTGGAAGTGGTTGTTTATCTATCCTGAGCAGGGCATCGCCTCGGTCAACGAGCTGGCGTTTCCTGCCAATGTGCCGGTGAACTTTAAGATAAGTTCCGACACGGCCATGAACTCCTTCTTCATTCCCCAGCTGGGTAGCCAGATCTACTCCATGGCGGGCATGACCACTAAGCTGCATCTGATCGCCAACGAGCCCGGTACCTACAAGGGGATCTCGGCCAACTACAGTGGCGCGGGCTTTACCGGCATGAAATTTAATGCCATCGCGACGCCTACCCGCGACGATTTCAACGCCTGGGTTGCCAAGGTGAAGCGCGAAGGCGCGGCGCTCGGCCAAGAAAGCTATCGCGAACTGGCGAAAGAGAGCAGCAATAATCCCGTGAGCTACTACGCCTCGGTCAGTGACGGCCTGTTTGAGCAGATCGTTATGCAGTACATGCATCAGCACCAGATGCCTGCCCAAGAGGGCATGGCGATGCCGGCCGCCACTTTACACGGGCAGTCACACGAGCAGGTGCATGCATCTGAGTCATCTAACACGACGGGAGGCGAACACTAA
- the cyoB gene encoding cytochrome o ubiquinol oxidase subunit I: protein MSSFLGKLTLDAVPFHEPIIMVTLAAVAVIGLVIAALITKHKKWGPLWRDWLTSVDHKRLGIMYILLAFVMLIRGFSDAIMMRTQQAMATNGAAGYLPPEHYDQIFTAHGVIMIIFMAMPFMIGLMNLVLPLQIGARDVAFPFLNNLSFWLTASGAVLINISLGVGEFAKTGWVAYPPLSELAYSPGVGVDYYIWALQISGIGTTLTGVNFLVTVLKMRAPGMKLMQMPIFTWTCTWANILIVASFPILTAVLAMLTLDRYMDFHFFTNEGGGNAMMYINLFWAWGHPEVYILILPAFGIFSEVISTFTAKRLFGYKSMVWASGAISILGFIVWLHHFFTMGSSANVNAFFGVMTMVIAVPTGVKLFNWLFTIYRGRLKLTVPVLWTLGFMVTFTIGGMTGVLLAVPGADYVLHNSLFLIAHFHNTIIGGAVFGYLAGFAFWFPKATGFHLNERLGKAAFWCWQAGFYVAFMPLYVLGFLGMTRRLNQTDNPDWNFWIYLAAVGACIIFVGIVLQFVQLYVSIRDREQNRDTTGDPWNGHTLEWSTASPPQFYNFARLPKVVDIDAFTHAKEQGQAYQMQESYQPIHMPKNTGHGVWMALGITAAGFAAIWHILWLAIAGFLGAFIVFLMRAYDTDTDYYVQGDEVKRIETAHLNNLSKGQI from the coding sequence ATGTCGTCTTTTCTTGGAAAATTAACACTGGATGCGGTTCCCTTCCACGAACCCATCATCATGGTGACCCTGGCTGCGGTCGCCGTGATAGGCCTTGTTATCGCGGCCCTGATCACCAAGCATAAGAAATGGGGCCCTCTGTGGCGCGACTGGCTGACCTCAGTCGACCATAAACGCCTGGGGATCATGTATATCCTGCTGGCCTTCGTCATGCTGATCCGTGGCTTCTCCGATGCCATCATGATGCGAACTCAACAGGCCATGGCCACCAATGGCGCCGCCGGCTACCTGCCGCCCGAGCACTATGACCAGATCTTCACCGCCCATGGCGTCATCATGATCATCTTCATGGCGATGCCCTTCATGATAGGCCTGATGAACCTGGTGTTACCGTTACAGATAGGCGCGCGCGACGTTGCCTTTCCGTTTCTGAATAACCTCAGCTTCTGGTTGACCGCCTCCGGCGCCGTGCTGATCAACATCTCTCTGGGGGTGGGTGAGTTTGCCAAGACAGGTTGGGTGGCCTATCCGCCGCTGTCTGAGCTGGCCTATAGTCCCGGGGTTGGGGTCGATTACTATATCTGGGCGCTGCAGATCTCCGGCATAGGGACCACTCTCACCGGGGTCAACTTCCTGGTGACTGTGCTTAAGATGCGCGCGCCGGGCATGAAGTTGATGCAGATGCCGATCTTCACCTGGACCTGCACCTGGGCCAACATACTGATCGTCGCCTCATTCCCGATTCTGACGGCCGTGTTGGCCATGCTGACCCTGGACAGATACATGGATTTCCACTTCTTCACCAACGAAGGCGGTGGTAATGCCATGATGTATATCAATCTGTTCTGGGCCTGGGGACACCCTGAGGTGTATATCCTGATCCTGCCAGCCTTCGGTATCTTCTCCGAGGTGATCTCAACCTTTACCGCCAAGCGTCTGTTTGGTTACAAGTCTATGGTTTGGGCCAGCGGCGCCATCTCGATTCTGGGCTTCATCGTCTGGCTGCATCACTTCTTTACCATGGGCTCGAGTGCCAACGTCAACGCCTTCTTCGGGGTGATGACCATGGTGATTGCCGTGCCGACCGGGGTGAAGCTGTTTAACTGGCTGTTCACCATCTATCGTGGACGCCTGAAGCTGACGGTGCCCGTACTCTGGACCCTGGGCTTCATGGTGACCTTTACCATTGGCGGCATGACAGGCGTGTTGCTGGCGGTGCCTGGCGCCGACTATGTGCTACACAACAGCCTGTTTTTGATTGCGCATTTCCACAACACCATCATTGGCGGCGCCGTGTTTGGCTACCTGGCGGGCTTTGCCTTCTGGTTCCCTAAGGCGACCGGTTTCCACCTCAACGAACGTCTGGGTAAGGCGGCATTCTGGTGCTGGCAGGCGGGCTTCTATGTCGCCTTCATGCCGCTGTATGTGCTGGGCTTCCTCGGCATGACACGTCGTCTCAATCAGACTGATAACCCGGACTGGAACTTCTGGATCTATCTGGCGGCAGTTGGTGCCTGCATCATCTTCGTCGGCATAGTGCTGCAGTTTGTTCAGCTGTACGTGAGCATCCGCGATCGTGAGCAGAACCGTGACACCACCGGCGACCCATGGAATGGTCACACCCTTGAGTGGTCGACCGCCTCGCCACCTCAGTTCTATAACTTTGCCCGTCTGCCTAAGGTCGTGGATATCGACGCCTTCACCCATGCCAAGGAGCAGGGCCAGGCCTATCAGATGCAGGAGAGCTATCAGCCGATCCACATGCCGAAGAATACCGGCCATGGGGTTTGGATGGCCCTTGGGATCACCGCCGCCGGCTTTGCCGCCATCTGGCACATCCTCTGGCTGGCCATCGCAGGTTTCCTGGGCGCTTTCATCGTCTTCCTGATGCGAGCCTACGACACAGACACCGACTACTACGTGCAGGGCGATGAGGTTAAGCGTATCGAAACCGCGCACCTGAACAACTTATCTAAGGGGCAGATATGA
- the cyoC gene encoding cytochrome o ubiquinol oxidase subunit III yields the protein MSIAIPADLSVTQVETLHEEHHDTGENTLLGFWIYLMTDCILFASAFATYAVLYMNTDGGVSGKDVFELDFVLIETAALLLSSITYGLALIFAKRHHKGATLAWLAVTFALGCVFIGMEVNEFHHLILEGNGPQRSAFLSAFFALVGMHGLHVSAGLVWMAIMMLEVVKRGTGGRTLTRLNCLSLFWHFLDIVWICVFTVVYLMGVLL from the coding sequence ATGAGTATTGCTATCCCAGCTGACCTGAGTGTTACCCAGGTCGAGACCCTACATGAGGAGCACCATGATACCGGCGAGAACACCTTGCTGGGCTTCTGGATCTACCTGATGACCGACTGCATCCTGTTTGCCTCGGCTTTCGCCACCTATGCTGTGCTCTACATGAACACAGACGGCGGCGTGTCGGGCAAGGATGTCTTCGAGTTGGACTTCGTCCTGATTGAAACCGCGGCGCTGCTGCTCAGTAGTATCACCTATGGTCTGGCGCTGATCTTTGCCAAGCGTCATCACAAGGGGGCGACCCTGGCCTGGTTGGCGGTGACCTTCGCTTTAGGCTGTGTGTTCATCGGTATGGAGGTGAACGAGTTTCATCACCTGATCCTCGAGGGCAATGGCCCGCAGCGTAGTGCCTTCCTCTCCGCCTTCTTCGCCCTGGTGGGCATGCATGGTCTGCACGTGAGTGCCGGCCTGGTGTGGATGGCGATCATGATGCTTGAGGTGGTTAAGCGCGGCACGGGCGGACGCACCCTGACCCGCCTGAATTGCCTCAGCCTGTTTTGGCATTTCCTGGACATCGTCTGGATCTGCGTGTTCACCGTGGTTTATTTGATGGGGGTCTTATTATGA